The following coding sequences lie in one Maribacter forsetii DSM 18668 genomic window:
- a CDS encoding glutamine--tRNA ligase/YqeY domain fusion protein, which produces MSETTKSLNFIEQIVEEDLVNGYTKDELRFRFPPEPNGYLHIGHASSICLNFGLGLRYNAPVNLRFDDTNPAKEEQEFVDAIKKDVEWLGFKWDTERYASDYFQQLYDWAVELVKQGKAYIDNQSSEDMAVQKGTPTEPGTNSPNRNRSIEDNLQLFEKMKNGDFEEGSHVLRAKIDMTSSNMLMRDPIMYRILHKAHHRTNTDWCIYPMYDWTHGESDYIEQVSHSFCTLEFAMHRELYNWFLDQVYDETKVRPKQREFARRNLSHTVVSKRKLAKLVENGVVDSWDDPRMPTISGLRRRGYTPESIRNFTDTIGIAKRDNLIDVSLLEFQVRDHLNKVAPRVMGVLDPLKVVITNYPEGEEEWLDAENSPEDESAGSRKVPFSREFYIEREDFREEANKKFFRLKLGKEVRLKNAYIIKAESCTKDTDGNIIEVQCTYDPKSKSGSGTEESLRKVKGTLHWVSIKHAVKAEVRLYDRLFTDESPDTHKDKDFMEFVNPDSLQLITGFVEPHLKEAQVGDRVQFQRIGYFCVDPDTTEDKLVFNRTVGLRDSWAKVAQK; this is translated from the coding sequence ATGAGCGAGACAACGAAGTCTTTGAATTTTATTGAACAAATTGTTGAAGAGGACTTGGTAAATGGTTATACCAAAGACGAATTACGTTTTCGTTTTCCTCCAGAACCTAATGGTTACCTTCATATTGGGCATGCAAGCTCTATTTGCTTAAACTTTGGTTTAGGTTTAAGATATAATGCACCTGTAAATCTGAGGTTTGACGACACCAACCCAGCAAAGGAGGAGCAAGAATTTGTAGATGCCATAAAAAAGGATGTGGAATGGTTAGGTTTTAAATGGGATACCGAACGGTATGCATCAGATTATTTCCAACAGTTATATGATTGGGCCGTTGAATTGGTTAAACAGGGCAAAGCTTATATTGATAATCAATCTTCTGAAGATATGGCCGTTCAAAAAGGCACACCTACAGAACCAGGTACAAATAGTCCAAATAGAAATAGATCTATAGAAGATAATTTACAACTCTTCGAAAAGATGAAAAATGGTGATTTTGAGGAAGGGTCTCATGTGCTAAGGGCTAAAATAGATATGACATCATCAAATATGTTGATGCGAGATCCTATTATGTACCGTATACTACATAAAGCACACCATAGAACAAATACCGACTGGTGTATTTACCCAATGTATGATTGGACACACGGCGAAAGCGATTATATAGAGCAGGTGTCTCATTCATTCTGTACATTAGAGTTTGCCATGCACCGAGAGCTATATAACTGGTTTTTGGATCAAGTCTATGATGAAACTAAAGTAAGACCTAAACAACGTGAGTTTGCTCGTAGAAATTTAAGTCACACTGTAGTTAGTAAAAGAAAACTGGCAAAATTAGTAGAAAATGGTGTTGTTGATTCTTGGGACGATCCTAGAATGCCAACAATTTCCGGTTTAAGAAGAAGAGGGTATACTCCAGAATCTATCCGCAATTTTACAGATACTATAGGTATAGCAAAAAGAGATAATTTAATTGACGTTTCTTTATTAGAGTTTCAAGTACGAGATCATTTAAATAAAGTTGCTCCTAGGGTTATGGGTGTTTTAGATCCTCTAAAAGTGGTCATCACAAATTATCCAGAAGGGGAAGAAGAGTGGTTAGATGCAGAAAATAGTCCCGAAGATGAAAGTGCCGGTTCTAGAAAAGTTCCTTTTTCAAGAGAATTCTATATTGAAAGAGAAGATTTTAGGGAAGAAGCCAATAAGAAGTTCTTTAGATTAAAACTTGGAAAAGAAGTTCGTTTAAAGAACGCATATATCATAAAAGCTGAGTCTTGCACAAAAGATACTGATGGGAATATTATAGAGGTACAATGTACGTACGACCCAAAAAGTAAAAGTGGTAGCGGTACCGAAGAAAGTTTACGTAAGGTAAAAGGAACATTACATTGGGTATCTATCAAACATGCAGTTAAAGCCGAAGTTCGTTTATACGATCGTTTATTTACAGACGAGAGTCCAGATACACATAAGGACAAAGATTTCATGGAATTTGTAAACCCAGATTCTTTACAGCTAATAACAGGTTTTGTAGAACCTCATTTAAAAGAGGCACAAGTTGGAGACCGGGTTCAATTTCAAAGAATAGGATATTTCTGTGTTGATCCTGATACTACTGAAGATAAATTAGTTTTCAACAGAACCGTAGGTTTACGCGATTCTTGGGCAAAAGTAGCGCAAAAATAA
- a CDS encoding SPFH domain-containing protein: MGSFIWIPIAFLVIFTILSGVFIVKQQTAVLIETFGKFTSVRQSGIQFKIPFVQRIAARIGLKIQQLDVIIETKTLDDVFVKLKVSVQYVVIKEKVYDAYYKLEYPHEQITSYVFDVVRAEVPKMKLDDVFVKKDDIAIAVKSELQEAMLDYGFDIIKTLVTDIDPDAQVKEAMNRINASERQKTAAQFEGDAARILIVEKAKAEAESKRLQGQGIADQRREIARGLEESVDVLNNVGINSQEASALIVVTQHYDTLQSIGEETNSNLILLPNSPQAGSDMLNNMIASFTASNQIGEAMKEQNAKKGIVNKKRGSTNND; this comes from the coding sequence ATGGGCTCATTTATTTGGATTCCGATTGCGTTTTTAGTGATTTTTACTATTCTGTCGGGTGTATTTATCGTAAAACAGCAAACAGCTGTTTTAATAGAAACTTTTGGAAAATTTACCAGTGTAAGACAATCTGGTATTCAGTTTAAAATACCTTTTGTTCAGCGAATAGCTGCAAGAATAGGTTTAAAAATTCAGCAGTTAGATGTTATCATTGAAACCAAAACCTTAGATGACGTATTCGTAAAACTAAAAGTATCTGTACAATATGTTGTAATAAAAGAAAAAGTATATGATGCATATTATAAATTAGAATATCCACATGAGCAGATTACTTCTTATGTCTTTGATGTGGTAAGAGCTGAAGTTCCTAAAATGAAATTAGATGATGTCTTTGTAAAAAAAGATGATATTGCAATTGCGGTAAAATCGGAGTTACAGGAAGCAATGCTTGATTATGGTTTTGATATCATAAAGACTTTAGTTACGGATATTGATCCAGATGCACAAGTAAAGGAGGCAATGAACCGTATTAATGCTTCTGAACGTCAAAAAACTGCCGCGCAGTTTGAAGGTGATGCAGCAAGAATCTTAATTGTAGAAAAGGCAAAAGCTGAAGCGGAAAGTAAAAGACTGCAAGGTCAAGGTATTGCGGATCAACGTAGGGAGATTGCTCGTGGTTTAGAGGAGTCTGTAGACGTTTTAAATAATGTGGGTATAAATTCACAGGAAGCGTCTGCACTTATTGTGGTTACGCAACATTATGACACTTTACAATCTATTGGTGAAGAAACGAATTCTAACTTAATATTATTACCAAATTCACCACAGGCGGGTAGTGATATGTTGAATAATATGATTGCATCTTTTACAGCGTCTAACCAAATTGGTGAGGCTATGAAAGAACAAAATGCAAAAAAGGGAATTGTCAATAAGAAAAGAGGTTCTACAAACAACGATTAA
- the katG gene encoding catalase/peroxidase HPI, with protein MSSTNGKGEAWDVNDSSAANCPFLNGEMHQAAGGGTSNKDWWPNMLNLNILRLHSKMADPMDDDFNYTEEFKSLDLAAIKKDLTDLMTTSQDWWPADYGHYGPFFIRMAWHSAGTYRISDGRGGASAGNQRFAPLNSWPDNANLDKARLLLWPIKQKYGKKISWADLLILTGNVAHESMGLPMFGFAGGREDIWQPEEDVYWGSETEWLGNKERYDEDGNELENPLGAAHMGLIYVNPEGHNGNPDPLEAAHYIRQTFQRMAMDDYETVALIAGGHTFGKTHGAADPEEHVSAEPAAADITEQGLGWKSNYGSGSGADTITSGLEGAWTQTPTKWSHYFFENLFGFEWELTKSPAGAWQYKPVGDAGAGEMPDAHIPGKTHQPFMLVTDMSLRVDPGFEKISRRFLENPDEFKDAYARAWYKLTHRDMGPRDRYLGPEVPSEVLLWQDPVPAVDFELINDADIEALKKTILSSGLSTAELVSTAWASASTYRGSDKRGGANGGRVRLAPQKDWEVNNPGQLAKVTSTLEKIQKDFNDSQSGNKRISFADLVVLGGTAAVENAAKAAGFETIVEFNAGRTDATIENTDVESFEALEPLADGFRNYTKKKVSVRAEELLVDRANLLTLTAPEMTVLIGGLRVLGGNYDGSSNGVFTDKPGMLTNDFFINLLDMGTTWKASTADDTIFEGSDRKTGTVKWTGTRADLIFGSNSELRALAEVYGTEDSKQKFVRDFSKTWTKVMNLDRFDI; from the coding sequence ATGAGTAGTACTAACGGAAAAGGTGAAGCTTGGGATGTAAATGATTCCTCAGCAGCAAACTGTCCATTTTTAAATGGTGAAATGCATCAAGCAGCAGGTGGTGGAACTTCAAACAAAGATTGGTGGCCAAATATGTTGAATCTTAACATTTTAAGATTGCATTCTAAGATGGCTGATCCAATGGACGACGATTTTAATTATACCGAAGAGTTTAAATCTTTAGATTTAGCTGCCATTAAGAAAGATTTAACCGATTTAATGACTACGAGTCAAGATTGGTGGCCGGCTGATTACGGTCATTATGGACCTTTCTTTATTCGTATGGCCTGGCATAGTGCGGGTACTTATCGTATATCTGATGGGCGTGGCGGCGCAAGTGCAGGTAACCAACGTTTTGCTCCTTTAAACAGCTGGCCTGATAATGCTAACTTAGATAAAGCTAGATTATTATTATGGCCTATTAAACAGAAATACGGTAAAAAGATTTCTTGGGCAGATTTATTAATACTTACAGGTAATGTTGCCCATGAAAGTATGGGATTACCAATGTTCGGCTTTGCTGGTGGTCGTGAAGATATTTGGCAACCAGAAGAAGATGTTTATTGGGGTTCTGAAACGGAATGGCTTGGTAATAAAGAGCGTTATGATGAAGATGGCAATGAGTTAGAAAATCCATTAGGTGCTGCTCATATGGGGTTGATTTATGTGAATCCAGAAGGACATAATGGTAATCCTGATCCTTTAGAGGCTGCACATTATATTAGACAGACATTCCAGAGAATGGCTATGGATGATTATGAAACTGTTGCTTTAATTGCTGGTGGACATACGTTTGGTAAAACACACGGTGCTGCAGATCCAGAAGAGCATGTTTCAGCAGAACCAGCTGCTGCAGATATTACTGAACAAGGTTTAGGATGGAAAAGTAATTACGGTTCTGGTTCTGGTGCAGATACTATTACCAGTGGCCTTGAAGGTGCATGGACACAAACACCTACAAAATGGAGTCACTATTTCTTTGAAAATCTTTTTGGTTTTGAATGGGAATTGACAAAAAGTCCGGCTGGTGCTTGGCAGTATAAGCCAGTGGGTGATGCAGGTGCAGGTGAAATGCCGGATGCCCATATTCCTGGAAAAACACACCAACCTTTTATGTTGGTTACGGATATGTCTTTAAGAGTTGATCCAGGTTTTGAAAAAATTTCTAGAAGATTTTTAGAGAACCCAGATGAATTTAAAGATGCCTATGCTCGTGCTTGGTATAAATTAACTCACCGTGATATGGGACCAAGAGACCGTTACTTAGGTCCAGAAGTGCCAAGTGAAGTATTACTTTGGCAAGATCCAGTTCCTGCGGTAGATTTTGAATTGATTAATGATGCTGATATAGAAGCGTTGAAGAAAACAATATTGTCATCTGGTCTTTCTACTGCAGAATTAGTTTCTACAGCTTGGGCTTCAGCTTCAACGTATAGAGGTTCAGATAAACGTGGTGGTGCAAATGGCGGTAGAGTTCGTTTAGCCCCTCAAAAAGATTGGGAAGTTAATAACCCTGGTCAGTTGGCTAAAGTAACTTCAACATTAGAGAAAATACAGAAGGATTTTAATGATAGTCAGTCTGGTAATAAAAGAATATCTTTTGCAGATTTAGTTGTATTAGGAGGTACAGCTGCTGTAGAAAACGCTGCTAAGGCTGCAGGTTTTGAAACGATAGTTGAATTTAATGCTGGTCGTACAGATGCTACAATTGAGAACACTGATGTTGAGTCTTTCGAAGCTTTAGAACCTTTAGCAGATGGTTTTAGAAACTACACAAAAAAGAAGGTGTCTGTAAGAGCTGAGGAATTATTGGTAGACAGAGCTAATTTACTAACATTAACGGCGCCAGAAATGACTGTATTGATAGGTGGTCTACGGGTGTTAGGAGGAAATTATGATGGTTCTTCTAATGGGGTATTCACAGATAAACCAGGAATGTTAACAAATGATTTCTTCATTAACTTATTAGATATGGGAACTACTTGGAAAGCATCTACTGCTGATGATACTATTTTTGAAGGTAGTGACCGTAAAACAGGTACTGTTAAGTGGACAGGAACAAGAGCGGATTTAATATTCGGTTCTAATTCAGAATTACGTGCATTGGCCGAGGTTTATGGTACGGAAGATTCGAAACAAAAATTTGTACGCGATTTTAGTAAAACATGGACTAAAGTGATGAATTTAGATCGTTTTGATATCTAA
- a CDS encoding POTRA domain-containing protein, producing the protein MKNLTILLLLSISTSLFAQKDKNIEEITFIGLKRTKESFLQRLIKTKEHTVYDSIMVHADLERLKRLPGIASASYRIEERDNKKILIYDVVENFTIIPGLRIATANDGSFSYRISAFEFNLFGNNQLIGGFYEKNIFNSYGAFWEHPFLFSDKLGVGVNYQDLTTEEPVFYPQGEKNYRFNSRNAEAKLLFSFNFKNEAELGASFVKESYEFEGEEPIPNTPLSLAADKIIYKGVYRFVDLDIDYQYFNGVISEFTGQYIQFLDGDGDAENFLGSFTSLKNDFIYYKKVQNRGNWASRLRLAAAFGNNDSPFAPFTLDNQLNIRGVGTTVDRGTAAIVLNTEYRHTFYEKGWFVLQGNAFVDAGSWRNPGEEFSQLFDGSSTRLYPGVGFRFIHKRIFNAVFRLDYGLGIGNNSTNGIVFGIGQYF; encoded by the coding sequence ATGAAAAATTTAACCATCCTATTACTGCTTTCAATAAGTACTTCCCTTTTTGCACAAAAAGATAAGAACATTGAAGAAATAACGTTTATCGGTTTAAAACGAACAAAAGAATCATTCTTACAAAGATTAATTAAAACAAAAGAGCATACAGTTTACGATTCTATTATGGTCCATGCCGATTTAGAACGTTTAAAAAGACTACCGGGTATTGCAAGTGCATCATATAGAATAGAGGAAAGAGACAACAAAAAAATTCTTATATATGATGTTGTAGAAAACTTTACCATTATACCCGGCTTACGAATTGCTACCGCAAACGATGGTAGCTTTTCATACAGAATTTCTGCTTTCGAATTTAATTTATTCGGTAACAATCAACTTATAGGAGGATTCTATGAAAAGAATATTTTTAACTCTTATGGGGCATTCTGGGAACACCCGTTCTTATTTAGTGATAAGTTAGGGGTTGGTGTTAATTACCAAGACCTTACTACAGAAGAACCTGTTTTTTACCCTCAAGGCGAAAAAAATTATCGTTTTAATTCTAGAAATGCAGAAGCAAAACTGTTGTTTTCGTTCAATTTTAAAAACGAAGCAGAACTAGGTGCCTCTTTTGTAAAGGAATCTTATGAATTTGAAGGAGAAGAGCCCATACCCAATACACCACTTTCATTAGCGGCTGATAAAATAATTTATAAAGGTGTTTATCGTTTTGTTGATTTAGACATTGACTACCAGTATTTTAATGGCGTTATAAGTGAATTTACCGGTCAATATATTCAGTTTTTAGATGGTGATGGAGATGCAGAGAACTTTCTTGGTTCATTCACCTCCTTAAAAAATGATTTTATATATTACAAAAAGGTACAAAATAGAGGTAATTGGGCAAGTAGACTTCGTTTAGCTGCGGCCTTTGGAAATAACGATTCTCCTTTTGCTCCGTTCACTTTAGATAATCAGCTAAATATTAGAGGTGTGGGCACTACGGTTGATCGTGGTACGGCAGCCATTGTTTTGAATACGGAATACCGACATACCTTTTACGAAAAAGGTTGGTTTGTACTTCAAGGAAATGCGTTTGTTGATGCAGGATCTTGGCGTAACCCGGGTGAAGAATTTTCACAACTCTTCGATGGTTCTTCAACACGTTTATATCCTGGAGTAGGTTTTCGATTTATACATAAAAGAATATTTAATGCCGTATTTAGATTGGATTACGGGTTAGGTATTGGTAATAATAGCACAAACGGCATTGTATTTGGGATAGGACAGTACTTCTAA
- a CDS encoding M14 family metallopeptidase has product MNLLLPNLYYIRKSLHQFNKSNYLTNMFIFLVCFFLQNILAQEIPNPKNVIGFEIGSDFHLATYEQSITYFEKLALASDMVEMKSAGKTSEGREWQYVMISTPENLEKIEHYKSISQQLAHPENLTREMAKALAKEGKAIVDISGGLHASEVAGAQHIITLAYDLVNNAKSEKYSAIFEDVILILWPSLNPDGQDIIANWYLGNVGTPYEVASTPWLYQKYVGHDNNRDAYMLNQLESRVVGSIWREWEPSIIHVHHQSSPFPTRIWLPPFAEPVAPQTPPLMAREVNMIGMAMAQELETEGLPGAVHMGKGFDAWYPGYIDYMPMMQNIPSFWTETSLYKFATPHFYTIKDFPKERADLRVESLYSSPWKGGWWRLGDAVKYMETASVAVLDYASKYKETLLLNKYQAGINTINKYKQEPPYAYFIKQKQRDPVRPVEFLKRLAFNGIKIAQLDADISFEGNEYPKGTWVIPIAQEFGELARQLIDIQEYPDIRESPDGPLEQPYDAAGWTLPYQMEVEVIAAMTPLSQLVYSSLKPIKGTALVENYNNDIDLSKVDFIGGAGFDTNEIAAGIIPLPGTLKGSGSTMVLDPKENNSFRVIGEAMSKNIPVSYNSNQQTYAITNTSRSQMQKWVKEYALNAKVTSSKSKIKVTSRIAVYDPWKASMDMGWTRWLLDNFKIPYTVIRNADVNNGNLNEKFDVILLASEKPGTIENGFQKGMAPPQYVGGLKGLGVRNIESFVSAGGTLVCLNKSTDFAIKELHLPVENNVEKLKKNEFFTGGSILEVTNNNLHPVMAGMPEKSGVFVFGSPVFKTLEGFEGEILSKYQEKGSPLLSGYLVGEKYMNNKAVALDVHYKNGHVVLFGFQPQWRGQSMGTYRALFNALLYTNDVAKRHEIIEEWSSTDEEKEVEEFETSPEKENQDLN; this is encoded by the coding sequence ATGAATTTACTTTTACCAAATCTCTATTACATTAGAAAATCATTACATCAGTTTAATAAAAGTAACTACTTAACGAACATGTTTATATTTTTAGTATGTTTTTTCCTACAAAATATACTGGCTCAAGAAATACCCAATCCCAAAAATGTAATAGGTTTTGAGATTGGGTCGGACTTTCACCTAGCTACTTACGAACAATCAATTACTTATTTTGAAAAATTAGCTTTGGCAAGTGATATGGTAGAGATGAAATCTGCAGGAAAAACCTCTGAAGGAAGAGAATGGCAATATGTAATGATATCAACTCCTGAAAATCTAGAGAAAATAGAGCACTACAAATCTATTTCACAACAATTAGCGCATCCAGAAAATCTAACTAGAGAAATGGCAAAAGCACTAGCAAAAGAAGGAAAAGCCATTGTAGATATTAGTGGAGGTTTACATGCTTCTGAAGTAGCAGGAGCACAACACATAATCACCTTGGCATATGACCTTGTTAACAATGCCAAATCAGAAAAGTATAGCGCAATTTTTGAAGATGTTATCTTAATTCTTTGGCCATCATTAAATCCTGACGGGCAAGATATTATTGCAAACTGGTATTTAGGTAATGTTGGAACACCTTATGAAGTAGCATCTACACCATGGTTATACCAAAAATATGTTGGTCATGATAACAATCGCGATGCATATATGTTAAATCAACTTGAATCTCGCGTAGTTGGTAGTATCTGGCGAGAGTGGGAACCAAGTATTATACATGTTCACCATCAATCTTCACCATTTCCTACTAGAATATGGCTTCCACCTTTTGCCGAACCAGTTGCTCCCCAAACTCCGCCATTAATGGCAAGAGAAGTAAATATGATAGGCATGGCCATGGCACAAGAATTAGAAACCGAGGGTTTGCCAGGTGCAGTACATATGGGTAAGGGTTTTGATGCTTGGTACCCAGGTTATATTGACTACATGCCAATGATGCAGAACATACCTTCATTTTGGACGGAGACTTCTCTGTACAAATTTGCTACACCTCATTTTTATACCATAAAGGATTTTCCTAAAGAAAGAGCTGATTTACGAGTAGAATCCTTGTATTCTAGCCCATGGAAAGGTGGATGGTGGCGTTTAGGTGATGCTGTAAAATATATGGAAACAGCCTCGGTCGCAGTTTTGGATTATGCATCAAAATATAAAGAAACCTTACTTTTAAATAAGTATCAAGCAGGTATAAATACTATCAACAAGTATAAGCAAGAACCACCATATGCTTATTTTATAAAACAAAAACAACGTGACCCTGTTAGACCTGTAGAATTTCTTAAAAGATTAGCATTTAACGGTATTAAAATAGCACAACTAGATGCCGACATTTCTTTTGAAGGAAATGAATACCCCAAAGGCACATGGGTTATACCCATAGCACAAGAATTTGGAGAATTAGCTAGGCAACTTATAGATATTCAAGAATATCCAGATATAAGAGAGTCACCAGATGGACCGTTGGAACAGCCATATGATGCAGCAGGGTGGACATTGCCATACCAAATGGAAGTAGAAGTTATTGCAGCGATGACTCCTTTATCACAATTGGTATATTCTAGCTTAAAACCTATTAAGGGCACAGCTTTAGTCGAAAATTACAATAACGATATTGATTTAAGTAAGGTAGACTTTATTGGTGGGGCAGGTTTTGATACCAATGAAATTGCAGCTGGTATTATTCCTTTACCAGGAACTTTGAAAGGTAGTGGATCTACCATGGTTCTCGATCCCAAAGAAAATAATTCATTCAGGGTTATTGGCGAAGCTATGAGCAAAAATATTCCAGTTAGTTACAACTCAAACCAACAAACTTATGCGATTACCAACACATCAAGATCACAAATGCAAAAATGGGTGAAAGAATATGCTTTAAATGCGAAAGTAACTTCAAGTAAATCAAAAATAAAAGTAACATCTAGAATAGCGGTTTATGATCCATGGAAAGCTAGTATGGATATGGGCTGGACAAGATGGTTGTTGGATAACTTTAAAATACCATATACCGTCATTAGAAATGCGGACGTTAACAACGGAAATTTAAATGAAAAATTCGATGTTATCTTACTAGCATCTGAAAAACCGGGTACTATAGAAAATGGTTTTCAAAAAGGCATGGCTCCACCACAATATGTTGGCGGCTTAAAAGGATTGGGTGTTAGAAATATCGAATCTTTTGTTAGTGCTGGTGGTACATTGGTTTGTTTAAATAAAAGTACTGATTTCGCCATAAAAGAACTTCATTTACCCGTAGAGAACAATGTAGAAAAATTAAAGAAAAACGAGTTTTTTACAGGCGGCTCTATTTTAGAAGTGACAAATAATAATCTACATCCAGTTATGGCTGGTATGCCAGAAAAATCAGGTGTCTTTGTTTTTGGAAGCCCCGTGTTTAAAACTCTTGAAGGTTTTGAGGGCGAAATTCTATCGAAATATCAAGAAAAAGGATCCCCATTATTATCGGGCTATTTAGTTGGTGAAAAATACATGAACAATAAAGCGGTAGCGCTTGATGTTCATTATAAAAACGGGCATGTTGTTCTTTTTGGTTTTCAACCCCAATGGCGAGGACAATCCATGGGTACTTATAGAGCCTTGTTCAATGCCCTGTTATATACAAATGACGTCGCAAAAAGACATGAAATTATAGAAGAATGGTCTTCTACAGATGAGGAAAAAGAAGTAGAAGAATTTGAAACAAGTCCTGAAAAAGAAAATCAAGATTTAAATTAA
- a CDS encoding bleomycin resistance protein produces the protein MLTSLIPKLPMRNKDNTIFYYIDSLEFKKVGAIDYPDYLMVEKDGIEIHFFLFEALEPKDNYGQVYIRTNEIDSLYQSLLNTKVPIHPNGALDIKPWGQKEFSVLDPDHNLLTFGESIKK, from the coding sequence ATGCTTACATCCCTAATCCCCAAGTTACCAATGCGAAACAAGGACAATACTATATTCTATTATATAGATTCGCTAGAATTTAAAAAAGTAGGTGCAATAGATTATCCTGACTATTTAATGGTTGAAAAGGATGGAATTGAAATACATTTCTTTTTGTTTGAAGCTCTTGAGCCTAAAGATAATTATGGTCAAGTATATATTCGCACCAATGAAATTGACTCATTATACCAATCGTTATTAAATACAAAAGTGCCCATACATCCAAATGGTGCCTTAGATATTAAGCCTTGGGGACAAAAGGAGTTTTCCGTTTTGGATCCAGATCATAATCTATTAACCTTCGGAGAATCAATCAAGAAATAG